A region of Vitis riparia cultivar Riparia Gloire de Montpellier isolate 1030 chromosome 1, EGFV_Vit.rip_1.0, whole genome shotgun sequence DNA encodes the following proteins:
- the LOC117919761 gene encoding uncharacterized protein LOC117919761 translates to MQPRELPGFYYDVEKNRYFPIKAPIPGSSSSSTRLNKPPSLPKSGNNICKRIGIRAAKLLQSRELHGDVIPSKKGKCNFEKEYLKVLASQPLVWKYQETDRIGDGALEQISTDINTSDGQSPKDLLLTGGVNGYLSLYEVAKVGQHFDYGVKCMPDRVWPPVIGKQTECSKAVGHIWRPTGASLVMQSSISCIKMVGKHSPCTIDDQSATQHVLITTLGSETIGGSVYILNLTRPLDFNSIPIIRQRMHEVASFNCTIWTADCNSKGSQAVIGTNVGVALVNMETRVPSWVCRTKSDVLSLQLDQSGNVVLCGLRNGAVVTVDVREKQEGAYARHTRHRVPYPSHRISEASSRTVQKFSKQWFELKGKIYPESTIFLPSSISCLLSLQLYDQYFLASSMDGSMKLYDHRLIQRGAVQSYEGHVNSHSRIQLGVDPSERFVFSGGEDHNFRIWSITSGELLFEDKFSNSVPLTLCWEQTQRVLDGTHQHGQMHGWSAWIGSEEGVFRMQW, encoded by the exons ATGCAGCCAAGGG AACTACCGGGTTTCTATTATGACGTGGAGAAGAACAGGTACTTTCCTATCAAAGCCCCAATTCCaggttcttcttcttcttccacccGTCTCAACAAACCGCCTTCACTCCCTAAGTCG GGCAACAACATATGTAAGAGAATTGGAATCAGAGCTGCTAAGCTGCTTCAATCTAGGGAATTGCATGGTGATGTGATTCCTTCCAAGAAAGGCAAGTGTAACTTTGAGAAGGAATACCTAAAGGTGCTTGCCTCCCAACCCCTG GTCTGGAAGTATCAGGAAACAGATAGAATAGGTGATGGTGCTTTGGAACAGATATCTACTGATATTAACACATCAGATGGACAGAGTCCAAAAGATCTTTTACTAACAGGCGGTGTGAATGGCTACTTGAG TCTTTATGAAGTTGCAAAAGTTGGACAACATTTTGATTATGGGGTGAAATGCATGCCAGATCGTGTATGGCCTCCTGTTATAGGGAAACAAACAGAGTGTAGTAAAGCAGTTGGACATATTTGGAGACCCACAGGAGCCTCATTAGTTATGCAGTCAAGTATATCTTGTATCAAGATGGTTGGGAAGCACTCTCCTTGTACAATTGATGATCAATCTGCCACTCAGCATGTGTT GATAACTACCTTGGGATCAGAGACAATTGGCGGATCTGTATACATTCTGAATCTGACCAGACCATTAGATTTCAATAGCATTCCCATCATAAGGCAAAGAATGCATGAGGTTGCTTCTTTCAATTGTACGATCTGGACAGCAGATTGCAATTCTAAAGGAAGTCAAGCAGTGATTG GCACAAATGTGGGAGTGGCTTTAGTGAATATGGAAACTAGGGTGCCATCATGGGTGTGTCGTACCAAAAGCGATGTTTTGTCTCTACAACTTGATCAGTCG GGAAATGTTGTTCTATGTGGACTTAGAAATGGAGCAGTTGTGACAGTTGATGTTCGAGAGAAGCAGGAAGGGGCTTATGCTAGACATACTAGACATCGAGTACCTTATCCTTCTCATAGAATTTCTGAGGCTTCAAGTAGAACTGTTCAAAAGTTTTCCAAGCAATGGTTTGAG CTGAAGGGGAAAATATACCCTGAAAGTACCATTTTTTTACCTTCATCTATTTCCTG TTTGCTGTCCCTTCAGTTGTATGACCAGTACTTCTTGGCTAGCTCCATGGATGGATCT aTGAAGCTTTATGATCATCGACTAATCCAGAGAGGTGCTGTACAGTCATACGAAGGGCATGTGAATTCCCATTCCCGAATACAACTTGGAGTTGATCCATCTGAGAGATTCGTATTTTCAG GTGGGGAGGACCACAATTTTCGGATTTGGAGCATCACGTCTGGTGAACTACTGTTCGaggataaattttcaaattctgtCCCCTTAACTCTGTGTTGGGAGCAAACTCAAA GAGTGCTGGATGGAACCCACCAACATGGGCAGATGCATGGTTGGAGTGCCTGGATTGGATCAGAAGAGGGAGTGTTTCGCATGCAATGGTGA